One window of the Solanum stenotomum isolate F172 chromosome 11, ASM1918654v1, whole genome shotgun sequence genome contains the following:
- the LOC125845709 gene encoding uncharacterized protein LOC125845709, which translates to MAHMRNQIDLFTKHIVASSGKVNVVGPLNRYKDQDIDLDEEAKYLGNQGGFRIYNSGNQGYNSGNTGRNYSREGQYDRPTNREKGNWQNRDGYINDRCGVYVPPGNRDCTSGSSSGSKLEDMLAKVLQKFESIDAGVKEMKGDFSMNIPLVEALEQIPGYSKFMKDLVTKKRAKKEDPGAFTILCTIKSIVFAKALCDLGVSINLMPLSIYKKIGLGVPKPTTMRLMMADRSVKRPVGILCDVLEKVDTFIFLSDFVILDCEVDFEVPTILGRPFLATGRALVDVESGELKFRLNKEEVKFKICRSMKQPHDMNVVFAIEAFDEGEMRATNEERLEVETLAAMLINFEIDFRTNYVETLNALQGMGERSYAPKKLDLDLKNRPSPPAKLSIEEPFVLELKQLHSHMRYVFFGTNNTLPVILAVYLNYEQVQAVIKVLIRYKRAIGWTIVDIIGIPPGICTHKIQLEKDCNPSIKHQRRLNPPMQEVLKNEIIKWLDVGFVYPISDNHWVSQCNVYPKRVV; encoded by the exons ATGGCACACATGAGGAACCAGATAGATCTATTCACGAAGCATATTGTTGCTAGTTCTGGAAAGGTAAATGTTGTAGGACCTCTAAACAGGTATAAAGATCAGGACATTGATCTAGATGAGGAGGCTAAATACTTGGGCAACCAAGGAGGTTTTCGTATTTATAACTCGGGAAACCAAGGTTACAATTCTGGAAATACAGGTCGGAACTACTCTAGAGAAGGACAGTATGATAGGCCAACAAATAGAGAGAAGGGAAACTGGCAGAACAGAGATGGGTACATAAATGATCGTTGTGGTGTGTATGTTCCCCCAGGTAATAGAGACTGCACAAGTGGTAGTTCCAGCGGGTCTAAGCTGGAAGACATGTTGGCGAAGGTGCTCCAAAAATTTGAGTCAATTGATGCAGGGGTGAAGGAGATGAAAGGCGACTTCTCCA TGAACATCCCATTGGTGGAAGCCCTAGAGCAGATACCAGGATATTCCAAGTTCATGAAGGACTTGGTCACGAAGAAAAGAGCT AAGAAGGAGGATCCGGGTGCATTCACCATACTATGCACCatcaaatcaattgtatttgcAAAGGCCTTGTGTGACTTAGGGGTCAGTATAAACCTGATGCCGCTATCTATCTACAAGAAAATAGGGTTAGGAGTCCCAAAACCCACAACAATGAGGTTGATGATGGCAGATAGGTCGGTGAAGCGACCTGTGGGCATCTTATGTGATGTGCTCGAAAAGGTGGACACTTTCATCTTTCTATCAGACTTCGTGATCTTGGATTGCGAAgtggattttgaggttcccacaattttgggaagaccatttCTGGCCACAGGCCGAGCATTGGTAGATGTTGAAAGTGGAGAACTGAAATTCAGACTCAACAAAGAAGAggtaaagtttaaaatatgcAGGTCAATGAAACAAccacatgacatgaatgtgGTGTTTGCGATAGAGGCCTTTGATGAAGGAGAGATGAGAGCGACAAATGAGGAGAGGCTGGAAGTTGAAACATTAGCTGCCATGTTGATCAATTTTGAAATAGATTTTCGGACTAACTATGTGGAAACCTTAAACGCCTTACAAGGTATGGGAGAACGCTCTTATGCTCCAAAGAAACTAGACCTGGATCTGAAAAATAGGCCAAGTCCTCCAGCGAAACTATCCATTGAGGAGCCGTTTGTACTAGAACTGAAACAATTACACAGTCACATGAGGTATGTATTTTTTGGCACTAACAACACTTTGCCTGTGATCTTGGCtgtatatttaaattatgaacAAGTTCAAGCTGTGATTAAAGTGCTGATAAGGTACAAAAGGGCAATTGGGTGGACCATTGTTGACATCATCGGGATACCTCCGGGTATATGCACTCATAAGATCCAACTTGAGAAGGACTGCAACCCAAGCATTAAACACCAGAGGAGGTTAAATCCACCAATGCAAGAGGTGCTAAAAAatgagatcatcaagtggttagatgTTGGGTTTGTGTACCCCATTTCTGACAATCATTGGGTCAGCCAGTGCAATGTGTACCCAAAAAGGGTAGTATGA